One Lactobacillus crispatus DNA segment encodes these proteins:
- a CDS encoding IS256 family transposase has translation MNDFTKDFAQALFNPDKINDLLRKELQQAVNNLLEAELTAFLGYDPYARNGWNTGNSRNGAYFRKVDTQFGPIEVQVPRDRNGQFHQHTLPDYKQHSDVLESTIIKLYSKGVTTREIADLIEKMYGSHYSPAQVSNISKQMLPKIEAYHKRKLSDKFFCVYLDATYLPLRRETFEREAVYIAIGIKPNGHKEVIDYCIAPSENIEVWTEMLQNMKSRGLKQVELFLSDGVVGMKTALARTYPKAHFQRCLVHVMRNICAKVRVDDREKIMNEFKQIHQQTSKKEAAAVLHKFYAKWNKAYSHVIKGLKEIEPDLLVFYNYPKQIRASIYSTNMIESFNNVIKRKAKPKAEFPTEQSLDAFIGIQAMSYNDRYFNRIHKGFGQVQDTLESYFD, from the coding sequence ATGAATGATTTTACCAAAGATTTTGCTCAAGCTCTATTCAATCCAGACAAAATAAATGATTTATTGCGCAAAGAGCTACAACAGGCTGTTAATAACTTGCTAGAAGCTGAGTTGACTGCCTTTCTAGGCTATGATCCCTATGCCAGAAATGGCTGGAATACTGGCAATTCTAGAAATGGTGCTTATTTCCGCAAGGTTGATACCCAGTTTGGACCAATTGAAGTGCAAGTGCCTCGAGACCGCAACGGTCAGTTTCATCAGCACACGCTGCCTGACTACAAGCAGCACTCTGATGTTTTGGAAAGCACGATTATCAAGCTATACTCCAAAGGCGTAACTACCAGAGAAATCGCTGACTTGATTGAGAAAATGTATGGCAGTCATTATAGTCCAGCTCAAGTATCAAATATTTCCAAGCAGATGCTCCCCAAGATTGAGGCTTATCACAAGCGCAAGCTAAGCGACAAGTTTTTCTGTGTCTATTTGGATGCGACATACCTTCCTTTGCGCCGAGAAACGTTTGAGCGTGAAGCAGTATATATTGCCATTGGCATTAAACCTAATGGACATAAGGAAGTCATTGACTACTGCATTGCTCCTAGTGAGAACATTGAAGTTTGGACAGAGATGCTTCAAAACATGAAGTCCAGAGGCTTGAAGCAAGTTGAGCTTTTTCTTTCTGATGGTGTTGTTGGCATGAAAACAGCCTTGGCCAGGACTTATCCTAAAGCTCATTTTCAACGCTGCCTGGTTCATGTCATGCGCAATATCTGCGCTAAAGTACGCGTCGACGATCGTGAAAAGATCATGAACGAATTCAAGCAGATACATCAACAGACAAGCAAAAAAGAAGCTGCAGCTGTCTTGCACAAATTCTATGCCAAATGGAATAAAGCTTATAGCCATGTCATCAAAGGTTTGAAGGAAATTGAGCCCGATCTGCTAGTCTTCTACAATTATCCCAAACAAATCAGAGCTTCAATTTATTCAACCAATATGATTGAATCCTTTAACAACGTCATCAAGCGTAAAGCTAAGCCTAAGGCAGAATTTCCAACTGAACAGTCGCTTGATGCATTTATTGGCATCCAGGCAATGAGCTACAATGACCGTTATTTCAATCGAATTCATAAAGGCTTTGGTCAGGTTCAGGACACCTTAGAATCCTACTTTGATTAA
- a CDS encoding nucleotidyltransferase, whose amino-acid sequence MYDFKYEPHRIIFMIDNKSFFASCEALRLGLNPMKACLVVISRQPDAPWGSGLIMAASPLAKKKYNLHNVMRARNLPSKKEAPDLMLVDPHMNLYIKRSMQVLDIFRKYAADEDIHMYSIDEGMIDMTTSWKLFGNDPYNVAHKIQKDIHDTLGLYTTCGIGENPLLAKLAMDNEAKHNKSMVAFWHYIDVPDTIWRIPKLEDVWGINTRTANHLRRIGINNVYQLAHTDPAILKKEFGIIGEQLFAESWGVDRSIISHKYHPKTKSYGNSQVLQRDYSQQREIEIVIREIGEQVGARIRAHNLCAGKVSLYIGFSLSELDYDNDHDGFNVQRKITPTNVNHELVQTLLAIFRKNWRGEAVRCIGVSYSELVPDHSMQLNILEDPELQIKRYKLDHVVDKLRKKYGFSAVVKASSLSKGATAIQRSKLVGGHNGGNAYE is encoded by the coding sequence ATGTATGATTTCAAGTACGAACCTCATCGTATTATTTTTATGATTGATAACAAAAGCTTTTTCGCATCATGCGAAGCCCTACGATTAGGCCTTAATCCTATGAAAGCTTGCCTAGTGGTTATTTCAAGACAGCCAGATGCTCCCTGGGGATCAGGCTTGATTATGGCTGCTTCTCCTCTAGCTAAGAAAAAATATAACCTACACAATGTCATGAGAGCTAGAAACTTACCCTCTAAAAAAGAAGCACCAGACTTAATGCTAGTTGATCCACATATGAATCTTTATATCAAACGCAGCATGCAGGTACTCGATATTTTTCGTAAATATGCAGCTGATGAAGATATTCATATGTACTCAATCGACGAAGGCATGATTGATATGACAACCTCTTGGAAACTATTTGGTAATGATCCATATAATGTTGCTCATAAAATTCAAAAAGATATTCACGATACTCTAGGGCTTTATACAACTTGTGGTATTGGTGAAAATCCCTTATTAGCTAAACTTGCCATGGACAATGAGGCTAAGCACAATAAATCTATGGTTGCCTTCTGGCATTACATCGATGTTCCAGATACGATCTGGCGTATTCCAAAATTAGAAGACGTTTGGGGCATTAATACTCGCACTGCTAATCATTTACGTAGAATTGGCATTAATAATGTCTACCAACTGGCGCACACTGATCCAGCCATTCTCAAGAAAGAATTTGGTATTATTGGTGAGCAGCTATTTGCGGAAAGCTGGGGCGTTGATCGCAGTATTATCAGTCATAAGTATCACCCAAAAACTAAAAGCTATGGCAACTCACAGGTTTTACAAAGGGACTATTCTCAGCAACGAGAAATCGAAATTGTCATTCGAGAAATCGGCGAACAAGTTGGAGCTAGAATTCGAGCACATAATTTGTGTGCAGGCAAGGTCAGTCTTTATATTGGCTTCTCCCTTTCAGAACTAGATTATGATAATGATCACGATGGTTTTAATGTTCAAAGAAAAATCACTCCAACTAATGTTAATCATGAACTTGTACAAACTTTACTAGCTATTTTTAGAAAAAATTGGCGAGGTGAAGCTGTACGCTGTATTGGCGTTAGCTATAGCGAGCTCGTTCCCGACCACAGTATGCAGTTAAATATCCTGGAAGATCCAGAACTACAGATCAAAAGATACAAGCTTGACCATGTAGTAGACAAATTGCGTAAAAAGTACGGCTTTTCCGCAGTAGTTAAAGCATCCAGTCTATCCAAAGGTGCAACAGCTATCCAGCGTAGCAAATTAGTTGGTGGACATAATGGTGGTAATGCTTATGAATAA
- a CDS encoding TIM-barrel domain-containing protein — MNKIIKGDTYRFTVITDSLIRIEQDNSGIFEDHPTTAVLHRNFKKVNAEILKNHNNHIVEIITDAFHLYYDGGTFAPDTLYADIKVSQALHVSRWHFGTENAEGTNNLKGTARTLDRADGEIPLENGIMSKDGYSYFDDSSSFIYDKKNDKYYPRSNDSVDGYLFTYGHAYQEELQDFYELTGKTPLIPRFALGNWWSRYHPYTQEEYKKLVETFEQKKIPISVSVIDTDWHREDDVPAKYGSPWTGFTWNKNLFPDHIKFLSWLHQHNKHIGLNIHPADGIRAFEDQYPVVAKDMNLDTESEEPAAFDLENKQFRGAYFKDVLHPLENEGIDFWWIDWQQGYSLSDKKLDPLWLLNHYQFEDIAKRKPDEAIILSRYAGVGSHRYPLGFSGDTVISWKSLAFQPYFTSTASNIGYTWWSHDIGGHMMGESDGELTTRWLQFGVFSPITRLHSSNNLFSGKEPWNFRMDYEKYQEKFLRLRSKLVPYIDTANYQTHENGIPIVKPLYYDYPESDEAYENKNEYLFGSEMLVSPVTRPHDKATQEAYSTTWLPKGEWVDYFNHLLYKGDTTIKTYRDCSQLPVFVKKGSLIVTNPDYMEDIDKLPETLDVEIFPGKNSSYCLVEHIKNKVAKTTFEWNNQTRILTINVDDPTDIIPENRQIHQKIINYQKSDVIKEAYRRLQTAQTSFELKQKLYLAFSSDKYQYANFINMLNNINDENLRNSLSELAYSREAYHE; from the coding sequence ATGAATAAAATTATTAAAGGAGACACATATCGCTTTACAGTTATTACTGATTCATTAATAAGAATCGAACAAGATAATAGTGGTATATTTGAAGATCACCCTACAACGGCTGTATTACATAGAAATTTTAAAAAGGTTAATGCAGAGATATTAAAAAATCATAATAATCACATTGTTGAGATCATAACTGATGCTTTTCATTTGTATTATGATGGTGGCACATTCGCTCCTGATACTTTATATGCAGATATCAAAGTATCACAAGCATTACATGTAAGCAGATGGCATTTTGGTACTGAGAATGCAGAAGGTACTAACAACCTAAAGGGAACTGCTAGAACTTTGGATAGAGCAGATGGTGAGATTCCTTTAGAGAATGGGATTATGTCTAAGGATGGATATAGCTATTTCGATGATTCTAGTTCGTTTATTTATGATAAGAAGAACGATAAGTATTATCCAAGAAGCAATGATTCAGTAGATGGATACCTATTTACTTATGGGCATGCATATCAGGAAGAACTTCAAGATTTTTATGAGTTAACTGGTAAAACGCCTTTAATTCCAAGATTCGCATTAGGAAATTGGTGGAGCAGATATCATCCGTATACTCAGGAAGAGTACAAAAAATTAGTAGAAACATTTGAACAAAAGAAGATTCCAATTAGTGTATCAGTTATTGATACTGATTGGCATAGGGAAGATGACGTTCCTGCTAAATATGGTTCACCATGGACTGGTTTTACTTGGAACAAAAATCTGTTTCCGGATCATATTAAGTTTTTAAGTTGGCTTCATCAACATAATAAGCACATTGGATTAAATATTCATCCGGCTGATGGCATTAGAGCTTTTGAAGATCAATACCCAGTGGTTGCTAAAGACATGAATTTGGATACTGAATCGGAAGAACCTGCTGCTTTTGATCTAGAAAACAAACAGTTTAGAGGAGCTTACTTCAAAGATGTATTACACCCACTAGAAAATGAAGGAATTGACTTTTGGTGGATTGATTGGCAACAAGGCTATAGCTTATCTGATAAGAAGTTAGATCCTTTGTGGTTACTTAATCACTATCAATTTGAGGATATTGCTAAGCGCAAGCCGGATGAGGCAATTATTTTAAGTCGATACGCTGGTGTAGGATCTCACAGATATCCACTAGGATTTTCAGGAGATACAGTTATTTCTTGGAAATCATTAGCCTTTCAGCCATATTTTACTTCTACAGCTTCAAACATTGGCTACACGTGGTGGAGTCATGATATTGGTGGTCATATGATGGGTGAATCTGATGGTGAGCTAACTACTAGATGGTTACAATTCGGGGTATTTAGTCCAATAACAAGACTTCATTCTTCAAATAATTTATTCTCTGGTAAAGAGCCATGGAACTTTAGAATGGATTATGAAAAATATCAAGAAAAATTCCTTCGTTTACGTTCTAAGCTAGTTCCGTATATTGATACTGCTAATTATCAAACTCATGAAAATGGTATTCCAATTGTAAAGCCACTTTATTATGACTATCCAGAGTCGGATGAAGCGTATGAAAATAAAAATGAATATTTATTTGGATCAGAAATGTTAGTGTCGCCAGTAACTAGGCCACATGATAAGGCGACACAAGAGGCTTACAGTACTACCTGGTTACCTAAAGGAGAATGGGTAGATTACTTCAACCATCTTTTGTATAAGGGTGATACAACTATTAAAACTTATCGAGATTGTAGTCAACTCCCTGTTTTTGTTAAGAAAGGAAGCTTGATTGTAACTAATCCTGACTATATGGAAGATATTGACAAATTACCTGAAACATTAGATGTTGAAATCTTTCCAGGTAAGAATAGTAGTTATTGTCTAGTTGAGCATATAAAAAATAAAGTAGCTAAAACAACATTTGAATGGAATAATCAAACTCGTATTTTAACGATTAATGTTGATGATCCAACAGATATTATCCCTGAAAACAGACAGATTCATCAAAAAATAATTAATTATCAAAAGTCAGATGTAATTAAAGAAGCGTATCGAAGACTTCAAACGGCACAAACTAGTTTTGAGCTGAAACAGAAGCTTTACTTAGCATTTTCTTCAGATAAATATCAATACGCTAATTTTATCAATATGTTAAACAACATTAATGATGAGAATCTAAGAAACAGTTTAAGTGAATTAGCATATTCCAGAGAGGCATATCATGAGTAG
- a CDS encoding LacI family DNA-binding transcriptional regulator, protein MSRKPTMNDVAKLAEVGRGTVSNYINGQKVKEENRLKIQKAIDELGYVPNLQAKELRTSINTEVVFIVPTNWTPFFSEMIFYMQKHLGRFGYKMILENSHSSPEEEKDILQMAALNQVAGVITMSYSDLYNFIDFKKKLNLVSIERFVAPEVPLISSDNKAGGRLAAKKLIEMKKKNILLIRRDVHHYNATDIRAKAFKEYMRGKKVKVDEFSASLKDTYRQEIVEFLKQKLTSKQYDGIFAVTDEYALVAKEAIGVIQPDLLKEIEIIGFDGARGSKESRIKVDSIQQPIEDIVKEAVSVLIRKIKGEEIGNNYKKILPVSFVKAEKLMGE, encoded by the coding sequence ATGAGTAGAAAACCTACTATGAATGATGTGGCTAAACTCGCTGAAGTAGGAAGAGGCACAGTTTCTAATTATATTAACGGTCAAAAAGTAAAAGAAGAAAATAGATTAAAAATTCAAAAGGCTATTGATGAGTTAGGATATGTACCTAACTTACAGGCTAAAGAATTAAGGACATCGATAAATACTGAGGTTGTATTTATTGTTCCAACTAATTGGACGCCATTCTTTTCTGAAATGATTTTTTATATGCAAAAACATCTCGGTCGGTTTGGCTATAAGATGATTTTGGAGAATTCACATAGTAGTCCCGAAGAAGAAAAAGATATTTTACAAATGGCTGCTTTGAATCAGGTGGCAGGTGTAATTACTATGTCTTATTCTGATCTTTATAATTTTATAGATTTTAAAAAGAAACTGAACTTGGTATCTATAGAGCGATTTGTCGCACCGGAGGTGCCATTAATAAGCAGTGACAATAAAGCAGGTGGTAGATTAGCAGCAAAAAAACTTATTGAAATGAAAAAGAAAAATATCCTTTTAATTAGACGAGATGTGCATCATTATAATGCAACAGATATTAGAGCAAAAGCATTTAAGGAATACATGCGGGGTAAAAAAGTTAAAGTAGATGAGTTTTCTGCTTCGCTTAAAGATACATATCGGCAAGAGATTGTGGAGTTCTTAAAACAAAAACTAACTTCTAAGCAGTATGATGGTATTTTTGCCGTGACCGATGAATACGCTCTGGTTGCTAAAGAAGCAATAGGTGTGATTCAGCCTGATTTGCTAAAAGAAATCGAAATTATTGGTTTTGATGGAGCAAGGGGGTCTAAAGAATCAAGAATAAAAGTAGATAGTATTCAACAGCCAATTGAGGATATTGTTAAAGAAGCAGTGTCCGTTCTTATTCGAAAAATTAAAGGGGAAGAAATAGGTAATAACTACAAAAAAATACTACCTGTTTCATTTGTAAAAGCTGAAAAGCTAATGGGAGAATAA
- a CDS encoding extracellular solute-binding protein yields MKLWKKVLMCSSVVLAGLTLGACSNDNSNSTLSNDNKKPITLWVATDYVPWYKTSVKQFEKKYPQYKVKVAQSPNGTANAKTDVGKDPTKAADVFAVPNDQLGSMADAGYINPLSPKDVANIKKNDTAVAYKASQWKGKLYGYPYTADVQFLYYNKSKLSASDVKDWDTLTKKGVVATDFSNAYNIWPVMFSAGTKLFGDSGEDLKGSTMDSQNGVNGLKWVAEQKNNKGVMQTTNALNQLKLNHAQAILDGPWDAQNVRKILGKNFAVAPYPTITINGHKKQMQAFLGIGCFGVNSHTKNVKAANALAEFLTSKEQQLIVHTKTGETPVNKAAQATAAVKNDKVADAVMTMSKPGYSVIMPKMPQITTFWNESAPLLSGVYDHKVKPAQYRAKLAKLQKDISKK; encoded by the coding sequence ATGAAATTATGGAAAAAAGTGTTGATGTGTAGTTCAGTTGTTTTAGCTGGGTTAACTTTAGGTGCATGTAGCAACGATAATAGTAATTCAACTTTATCCAATGATAATAAGAAGCCTATTACGCTGTGGGTTGCTACTGATTATGTTCCTTGGTATAAGACTTCAGTTAAACAATTTGAAAAGAAGTATCCGCAATATAAAGTTAAAGTTGCTCAAAGTCCTAATGGTACGGCAAACGCTAAAACTGATGTTGGTAAGGATCCAACTAAGGCTGCCGATGTATTCGCTGTTCCAAACGATCAGTTAGGATCCATGGCTGATGCAGGATACATTAACCCATTATCTCCTAAAGATGTAGCAAACATTAAGAAGAATGATACTGCTGTAGCATATAAGGCATCTCAATGGAAAGGTAAGTTGTATGGCTATCCATACACTGCAGATGTGCAATTCTTGTATTACAACAAGTCAAAATTATCAGCTTCAGATGTTAAAGATTGGGATACTTTAACAAAAAAAGGAGTAGTTGCAACTGATTTCTCTAATGCGTATAACATTTGGCCAGTAATGTTTTCAGCAGGTACAAAGCTGTTTGGTGACAGTGGTGAAGACCTAAAAGGTTCAACAATGGATAGCCAAAATGGTGTTAATGGTTTGAAGTGGGTTGCAGAACAAAAGAATAATAAAGGCGTAATGCAAACCACTAATGCATTGAACCAGTTAAAACTTAATCATGCGCAAGCCATCTTAGATGGGCCATGGGACGCACAAAATGTTAGAAAGATTCTAGGAAAGAATTTTGCAGTTGCTCCATATCCAACAATTACTATTAATGGACACAAGAAGCAAATGCAGGCATTCTTAGGAATTGGTTGTTTTGGTGTCAACTCTCATACAAAGAATGTTAAAGCAGCTAATGCATTAGCTGAATTTTTAACTAGCAAAGAACAACAATTGATTGTACACACTAAGACAGGTGAGACTCCTGTAAATAAGGCTGCACAAGCTACAGCAGCCGTTAAAAATGATAAAGTCGCTGATGCTGTTATGACTATGTCAAAGCCTGGTTATTCAGTAATTATGCCAAAGATGCCACAAATTACGACATTCTGGAATGAATCAGCTCCACTTCTTAGCGGTGTCTATGATCATAAAGTTAAACCTGCACAATATAGAGCTAAGTTGGCTAAATTACAAAAAGATATTTCAAAGAAATAA
- a CDS encoding IS4 family transposase: MKALHKNILERLDQIINNTGEHIHDFIDNSHAFTRKRTLDAATVLKTTINMQGQNLTSELFRAFGKKAAKSNAKVVSTSAYVQRKSQLSPACFKHILTVFNQDLFNIQLLDHKYRLFAVDGSDFNQIWNPKSKNIVQSSTHKNKPYCQIHVNALYDLLDNTYQDCVFQPKSEMDERKAAVQMLEKLNCGPYIVTMDRGYTSFNMVENCNRLPNCHYVIRTKASCGGIREVAALPDQECDTDISCKVTTSNYYYITHKDSENLHHVQHHYHQYIKYRSKNTQDLNWDFSTFCTIKFRACKFKINDSKSDKEVWEVVLTNLDRKNYPLHRIKELYHLRWGIETSFKKLKYSLGSVEFHSKQDKFIEMEIYAHMIMFNAISQIDAQAYIPQRHCKHQYAINFKQSCFIIQSMYLNSSLSETFERILIQVSHYTIPIRPGRKDKRNIKPKSAVYYLYRVA, encoded by the coding sequence ATGAAAGCCCTTCATAAGAATATTTTAGAGCGTCTTGATCAGATTATCAATAATACTGGGGAACATATTCATGATTTTATCGATAATTCACATGCTTTTACCAGAAAACGCACTTTAGATGCAGCTACAGTTCTTAAAACTACGATTAATATGCAAGGTCAAAATCTAACCAGCGAATTATTTAGAGCGTTTGGCAAAAAGGCAGCTAAAAGCAATGCCAAAGTGGTTAGTACTTCCGCTTACGTTCAACGCAAAAGTCAACTTTCTCCCGCTTGTTTTAAGCATATTTTGACTGTTTTTAATCAAGATCTATTTAATATTCAACTTCTTGATCATAAATATCGCTTATTTGCCGTTGATGGTTCAGATTTTAACCAGATATGGAATCCTAAGTCAAAGAATATTGTTCAATCTTCAACTCATAAAAACAAACCCTATTGTCAGATTCATGTTAATGCCTTGTATGATTTGTTAGATAACACTTATCAAGATTGTGTTTTTCAGCCCAAATCAGAGATGGATGAACGTAAAGCCGCTGTACAAATGCTTGAAAAATTGAATTGCGGTCCATATATCGTAACGATGGATCGTGGTTATACGAGTTTTAATATGGTTGAAAACTGTAATCGTCTACCAAATTGTCATTATGTTATTCGAACCAAAGCGAGTTGCGGCGGAATTAGAGAAGTAGCTGCACTGCCAGATCAGGAGTGCGATACTGATATTTCTTGTAAAGTAACTACTTCTAATTACTACTACATTACGCATAAAGATAGTGAAAATCTTCATCATGTCCAGCATCATTATCACCAATATATTAAGTATCGTTCTAAAAACACCCAGGATTTAAACTGGGATTTTAGCACGTTCTGTACAATAAAATTTCGTGCTTGTAAATTTAAAATTAATGATTCCAAATCAGATAAAGAAGTGTGGGAAGTTGTTCTGACTAATCTTGATCGGAAAAATTACCCGCTACACAGAATTAAAGAGCTTTATCATTTGCGTTGGGGTATTGAGACCTCCTTCAAGAAACTTAAGTATTCTTTAGGCAGCGTGGAGTTTCATTCTAAGCAAGATAAATTTATTGAGATGGAAATTTATGCTCATATGATCATGTTTAACGCAATCAGCCAAATAGATGCTCAAGCCTATATTCCACAAAGGCATTGCAAGCACCAATATGCCATCAACTTTAAGCAATCATGCTTTATTATTCAAAGCATGTATCTTAATTCTTCTTTATCTGAGACTTTTGAAAGAATTTTGATTCAAGTCAGCCATTACACAATTCCGATCAGACCAGGACGAAAAGATAAAAGAAATATTAAACCTAAATCAGCTGTATATTATTTATATCGCGTAGCTTAA
- the dhaK gene encoding dihydroxyacetone kinase subunit DhaK yields the protein MKKIINDPHDVVPEMVDGMTRSYPQYIEKIEGTEAVVRADKASMKDKVGIISGGGSGHEPTHAGFVGDGMLSAAVCGQVFTSPTPDQIYAAIKAVNQGKGVFMVVKNYSGDVMNFDMAKDLASMDNIPVKSIVVDDDIAVENSLYTQGRRGVAGTIFMHKILGAAAEQGASLDEIDALAKKVLPNIKTIAVALSAATNPEVGKPGFILKEDEIEYGVGIHSEPGYRREKIKPSKELVDELIGKLNDEMHLDSSKKYACLINGMGATPLMEQYIFSNDVLNKLETFDIEPSFMKVGNYMTSIDMGGISLTLFEIQDDKWLDYLNYPVKTIAW from the coding sequence ATGAAAAAAATTATTAATGATCCACACGACGTGGTGCCAGAAATGGTTGATGGAATGACTAGATCCTATCCTCAATATATTGAAAAAATCGAAGGAACTGAAGCTGTCGTTCGCGCAGACAAGGCATCAATGAAAGATAAAGTCGGAATTATCAGTGGTGGCGGATCAGGTCATGAACCCACTCATGCTGGTTTTGTCGGTGATGGGATGCTCAGTGCAGCTGTTTGCGGTCAGGTCTTTACTTCACCTACGCCAGATCAAATATATGCAGCCATTAAAGCCGTTAATCAGGGTAAGGGCGTTTTCATGGTTGTTAAAAATTATTCAGGTGATGTCATGAACTTTGACATGGCTAAGGATTTAGCAAGTATGGATAATATTCCTGTTAAGTCAATCGTAGTTGATGACGATATTGCTGTTGAAAATAGCCTTTATACTCAAGGAAGACGTGGAGTAGCTGGAACGATTTTCATGCATAAGATTCTTGGTGCAGCTGCTGAACAGGGAGCTAGTCTTGATGAGATTGATGCTTTAGCTAAAAAGGTTTTACCAAATATCAAGACAATTGCTGTAGCTCTTTCTGCAGCAACTAATCCAGAAGTTGGTAAACCCGGCTTTATCCTGAAAGAGGATGAAATTGAGTATGGTGTTGGCATTCATAGTGAGCCGGGCTATCGTCGTGAAAAAATTAAGCCTTCAAAAGAATTAGTTGATGAATTAATTGGTAAATTGAACGATGAAATGCATCTTGATAGTAGCAAGAAATACGCTTGTTTAATTAACGGCATGGGTGCTACTCCATTAATGGAACAATATATTTTCTCAAACGATGTCTTAAATAAATTAGAAACTTTTGATATTGAACCTAGTTTTATGAAGGTCGGTAATTATATGACTTCAATTGATATGGGCGGTATTTCACTTACGCTTTTTGAAATTCAGGATGATAAATGGCTAGATTATTTGAATTATCCAGTTAAAACAATTGCTTGGTAG
- the dhaL gene encoding dihydroxyacetone kinase subunit DhaL, whose protein sequence is MALTTDTLTIWMNKFADKVNTNKQYLSDLDTPIGDGDHGFNMDRGMTAVKEKLATKPADLTSGFKTIAMALISTVGGASGPLYGTAFLEMAKKSASTNDIGELLDAALAGIEMRGGAKPGDKTMVDVWNTLVPEVKSGNLTEEKIKDAVEATKDMIAKKGRASYLGERSKGHIDPGSQSSGYLFEAMLETEGLL, encoded by the coding sequence ATGGCATTAACTACTGATACACTAACTATTTGGATGAATAAGTTCGCTGACAAGGTTAATACAAATAAACAATATTTAAGTGATCTTGATACGCCAATTGGTGATGGAGATCATGGCTTTAATATGGATCGCGGGATGACTGCAGTTAAAGAAAAATTAGCTACTAAACCAGCTGATTTAACTTCTGGTTTTAAGACGATTGCCATGGCGTTAATTTCAACAGTTGGTGGTGCATCTGGCCCGTTGTATGGAACGGCTTTTCTGGAAATGGCCAAGAAGAGTGCTTCGACTAACGATATTGGTGAGTTGCTTGATGCTGCACTAGCTGGAATTGAAATGCGTGGTGGCGCTAAGCCAGGTGATAAGACCATGGTTGACGTCTGGAACACTTTAGTACCAGAGGTTAAGAGTGGTAATTTAACTGAGGAAAAAATCAAAGATGCTGTTGAGGCTACTAAGGATATGATTGCTAAAAAAGGTAGAGCGTCATATTTAGGTGAACGGTCTAAGGGACACATTGATCCTGGTTCTCAATCAAGCGGGTATCTTTTTGAAGCAATGCTTGAGACGGAGGGCTTGCTATGA
- the dhaM gene encoding dihydroxyacetone kinase phosphoryl donor subunit DhaM, translating to MSLGITLVSHVPDIANGLPKLLNQVAKDVPITAAGGKNDNDIGTSMEKIMTAFNENSADEILAFYDLGSAKMNLEMAMEMTDKKVHLYDAAFIEGAYTAASLIQAGVGLDDIEKQLKPLIIKD from the coding sequence ATGAGCTTAGGTATAACTTTGGTTTCTCATGTACCAGACATTGCTAACGGATTACCTAAATTGCTTAATCAAGTAGCAAAGGATGTGCCGATTACTGCCGCAGGTGGTAAAAACGACAATGATATTGGCACTAGCATGGAAAAGATTATGACGGCATTTAATGAAAATTCTGCCGATGAAATTCTAGCTTTTTACGATTTAGGCAGTGCGAAAATGAACCTTGAGATGGCAATGGAAATGACTGATAAAAAGGTTCATCTCTATGATGCTGCTTTTATTGAGGGAGCTTATACAGCTGCATCACTTATTCAAGCAGGCGTAGGCTTAGACGATATTGAAAAGCAACTTAAACCGCTGATTATTAAAGATTAA